In Festucalex cinctus isolate MCC-2025b chromosome 21, RoL_Fcin_1.0, whole genome shotgun sequence, one genomic interval encodes:
- the pnocb gene encoding prepronociceptin b, with translation MKISLWCLLVLLPCFFTPGQGDCQGECMACGLLLQQQQQLHQAFDTMVCLLECKGQVSSSLTWELCERALKLAIYPPFAEEGALLKSAAGELQMTSLDLTSDSGLQSAAAQPFQEDDEDLDEAPFEQRSVHYDSSLLESSEAGEDVQSLALHLDDGDGEGGNVSEQDESSEAVSLSKRFGGFQRGRHGYRKLIGSPARHLQKRYGGFIGVRKSARKWNSQKRVNQLLRQYLGMRSSRSGRFNFSPVTRVWRQNKL, from the exons ATGAAGATCTCTCTGTGGTGCCTGCTGGTTCTGCTTCCATGTTTCTTCACCCCTGGACAAGGTGACTGCCAGGGGGAGTGTATGGCCTGTGGGCTGCTcctgcagcaacagcagcaactGCATCAAGCCTTCGATACTATG GTGTGCTTGTTGGAGTGCAAAGGTCAGGTCTCCTCCTCGCTCACCTGGGAGTTGTGTGAGCGCGCCCTGAAGCTCGCCATCTACCCTCCATTTGCCGAGGAAGGCGCCCTGCTCAAAAGCGCGGCGGGTGAGCTTCAGATGACCTCTCTGGATCTGACCTCCGATAGTGGACTGCAATCAGCGGCCGCGCAACCTTTCCAAGAGGACGATGAGGACCTGGACGAGGCCCCCTTTGAGCAGCGCAGCGTCCATTATGACTCATCACTGCTCGAATCCTCAGAGGCGGGGGAGGACGTGCAGAGTCTGGCTCTCCATCTGGATGACGGCGACGGCGAAGGTGGGAATGTCAGCGAGCAGGATGAAAGCTCAGAGGCCGTTAGCTTATCCAAACGCTTTGGCGGCTTCCAGCGGGGCCGCCACGGTTACAGGAAGTTGATTGGCTCCCCGGCCAGACACCTTCAGAAGCGCTACGGAGGCTTCATAGGCGTCCGCAAATCTGCCCGGAAGTGGAACAGTCAGAAACGGGTCAACCAGCTGCTCAGGCAGTACCTCGGCATGAGGAGCAGCCGCAGCGGCCGCTTCAACTTCTCCCCGGTGACAAGAGTCTGGAGGCAAAACAAACTGTAA